A section of the Elizabethkingia anophelis R26 genome encodes:
- a CDS encoding GLPGLI family protein gives MKLKLIKICLTFITVGFLPAQSFRAFYDMKYKTDSTSAEFVTKNMVLDYNIDNSVFYSYKLYKSDSTIVTNEAHNIITKTVSRDYAFFVKKDLKTGSVKKYNNILLDLFEISEKLPKFNWKLSKDSKVIGQMKCQKATTSYKGRDWIAWFTTDIPVHEGPYIFNGLPGLIVALNDTKNNYEFSLVKILKGSEDLYGKNPKLIKSIPVTIHQLNKVYTDYYNDPYKEAKTGKVKMKFVDESGKPVTPNFNELTKQKQFTIRKNNNPIELSEAIKYPGN, from the coding sequence ATGAAATTGAAATTAATTAAAATTTGTCTGACTTTTATTACAGTTGGTTTTTTACCTGCCCAAAGTTTCCGAGCTTTTTACGATATGAAATATAAAACAGATTCTACTAGTGCTGAATTTGTAACTAAGAATATGGTATTGGATTACAATATTGATAACTCTGTATTTTATTCATACAAATTATATAAAAGTGATTCTACAATTGTTACAAACGAAGCCCATAATATTATAACAAAGACGGTATCGAGAGATTATGCTTTTTTTGTTAAAAAAGATTTAAAGACTGGAAGTGTAAAGAAATATAACAATATTTTATTAGATCTATTTGAAATTTCTGAAAAGCTTCCGAAATTTAATTGGAAGCTATCCAAGGATTCAAAAGTTATCGGACAAATGAAATGTCAAAAAGCAACAACATCATATAAAGGCAGAGACTGGATAGCTTGGTTTACAACTGATATCCCCGTACATGAAGGTCCTTATATTTTCAATGGACTTCCCGGACTTATTGTTGCTCTGAATGACACTAAAAATAATTACGAATTCAGTTTAGTAAAAATACTAAAAGGATCTGAAGACTTATATGGAAAAAATCCAAAACTAATTAAGAGTATTCCAGTAACAATTCATCAGCTAAATAAAGTATATACAGACTATTATAACGACCCTTATAAAGAAGCCAAAACCGGTAAAGTAAAAATGAAATTTGTTGATGAATCTGGTAAACCAGTTACACCTAATTTCAATGAGCTTACGAAACAAAAACAGTTTACAATAAGAAAAAACAACAATCCTATAGAACTTTCGGAAGCTATAAAATATCCGGGTAATTAA
- a CDS encoding metallophosphoesterase, translated as MMFSPIKSVLLLLFSLSLCSVQGQEKRPVNSSDGPYVTYKGDSILVQQIEAGNQKKEHYLQKNKKAIKLRISFSDAPEKNFEVKLKQNISNEPSVTAQPKKMLVLSDIEGEFDALRELLLANKVINKKYEWTFGDGHLVICGDLFDRGTEVPATMWLLYKLEEEAKLKGGYVHTILGNHDIMNLAGNFKYVDQKYFLNAEKLNLSYADLYSEKTELGRWLRSKNLIEKIGDNLCMHGGISPDVNSLGLTIEKLNEIARPYIGWKNLKNTVTDATILKIFNSTDGIFWYRGYFKEPVVDEKVVDQTLSLFQVKRIIVGHTIVKTNIGFYYNKKVLGVDVNQHKGDHQAALYENNKWYKAGITGDKILL; from the coding sequence ATGATGTTTTCTCCTATAAAATCTGTACTACTATTATTATTTTCTCTCAGTTTATGCTCCGTTCAGGGACAGGAAAAAAGACCTGTCAATTCATCCGATGGTCCATACGTCACTTATAAAGGCGACAGTATTCTTGTGCAACAAATTGAGGCCGGCAACCAGAAAAAAGAACACTACCTTCAGAAAAATAAGAAAGCTATAAAACTGCGCATCAGTTTTTCGGATGCACCCGAAAAAAACTTCGAGGTAAAACTAAAGCAAAATATTTCGAATGAGCCCTCTGTAACAGCACAGCCTAAGAAAATGCTGGTACTCTCGGATATTGAAGGCGAATTCGATGCACTAAGAGAGCTGTTACTGGCCAACAAAGTCATTAATAAAAAATACGAATGGACATTTGGTGACGGACATTTGGTGATTTGCGGAGATCTGTTTGACAGAGGAACCGAAGTACCTGCTACGATGTGGTTGCTTTATAAACTGGAAGAAGAAGCTAAACTGAAAGGTGGCTACGTTCATACTATTTTGGGCAATCACGACATTATGAATCTGGCAGGCAACTTTAAATATGTAGACCAGAAATATTTCCTGAATGCGGAGAAGCTAAACCTTTCCTATGCGGATTTATACAGTGAAAAAACAGAACTGGGTCGGTGGCTGAGAAGTAAAAATCTGATTGAAAAAATCGGCGATAATCTGTGTATGCATGGTGGTATTTCTCCGGATGTTAACAGTCTGGGGCTGACCATAGAAAAACTAAATGAAATAGCCAGACCTTATATTGGGTGGAAAAACCTTAAAAATACCGTTACCGATGCTACCATTCTGAAAATATTCAATAGCACAGATGGCATTTTCTGGTACCGCGGATACTTTAAAGAACCTGTAGTAGATGAGAAAGTTGTAGACCAAACGCTATCCTTGTTTCAGGTAAAAAGAATTATTGTAGGTCATACGATTGTAAAAACCAATATTGGATTTTACTATAATAAAAAAGTACTGGGCGTAGATGTAAATCAGCACAAAGGAGATCATCAGGCCGCTTTATATGAAAATAACAAATGGTATAAAGCAGGTATTACCGGAGATAAAATACTGCTGTAA
- a CDS encoding DEAD/DEAH box helicase: MELPKEYILPDFNIRTLHIYDLLKHTVNADFIAVKEFQDIYPVALELNAGVFTKSSSLSDYPRVAVSQVGANLVTSCSCNSTEDKLCIHQAEIIHCLLEEKDYRIFFDAYLRHKTLLPYAKSYGLEEEDNLDIYFRLDYLNGGLQVSPKIKELLQVDEHILKRDLLPRRTSIIKDLATQDTNKKQILVIGKHRYYNQLNFQLMEADTTQTGKLKNPVNSIDVMKLLWKAEQASEIKFYTAITSFNNQYGETDPAETEALKHIVQNPLNLEVYFHDRAIAESISAKSLVPVNLNTLQAEIQLHVFRKEPFYEITGDLLFRDTTLPFSQVVIRNEYFVYYRNTYYLITDPDMLRVIRFFKSNNEILLVHSSRYEVFMQSILTQLEQRIQINYSYIRQATPMEIADKDYTTEKLIYLHQEGNYISITPVMKYGNVEIPVYSRKQLLDTDQNGNEFKIERDHNAEIRLTRVIMEQHPDFREQIEEQEYFYLHKDKFLDDEWFLNTFETWRNEDINILGFNNIKNNKLNAHRAKITIEVTSGIDWFNAQLKVSFGHKKATLKQVHKAIRNKSKFVQLDDGTLGILPEEWIHKIARYFQAGDIDEELLKIPKISYTEIQDLFEKEVLSEEVQAEIASYTHNFSVNAEIPEVAVPAALNAELRTYQQEGLNWLNFLDSHNFGGCLADDMGLGKTIQIIAFILSQREKHGHTTNLVVLPTSLLFNWQEELAKFAPSVKVLTHYGADRQKSTADFQKYEVVLTTYGMLLSDITFLKKFRFNYIFLDESQTIKNPNSERYKAARLLQSRNRIALTGTPVENNTFDLYGQLSFACPGLLGSKQYFKDIYAIPIDKFEYSKRAIELQKKIKPFILRRTKKQVATELPEKTEMLIYCEMNTEQRRIYDLYEKEVRDFISATDEDEIHNKSMHVLTGLTRLRQICNSPVLLKDGHSGDHAVKIEILTEQIENKSREHKILVFSQFVEMLDLIKGKLDEKNIRYEYLTGQTRNRGAKVQHFQNNEEVRVFLISLKAGGTGLNLTEADYVYLVDPWWNPAVENQAIDRSYRIGQTKNVVAVRMICSGTIEEKMMNLQKKKKKLAQDLITPETSFFSSLSKDDLLSIL, translated from the coding sequence ATGGAACTGCCTAAGGAATATATCTTACCGGACTTTAATATAAGAACACTGCATATATACGACCTGCTAAAGCATACAGTAAATGCAGATTTTATAGCTGTGAAGGAATTTCAGGATATCTACCCTGTGGCACTGGAACTAAATGCCGGTGTGTTTACGAAAAGTTCTTCTTTGTCGGACTACCCCAGAGTCGCTGTTAGTCAGGTCGGTGCCAATCTGGTAACGTCGTGCTCCTGTAATTCTACTGAAGATAAGCTGTGTATACATCAGGCAGAGATTATTCATTGCCTGCTTGAAGAAAAAGACTACCGCATTTTCTTTGATGCATACCTGCGGCATAAAACTCTGCTCCCTTACGCTAAAAGCTATGGACTGGAAGAAGAAGACAATCTGGATATATATTTTCGGCTGGATTATCTTAATGGCGGGCTTCAGGTAAGCCCTAAAATAAAAGAATTACTGCAGGTAGACGAGCATATTCTGAAAAGAGATTTGCTCCCCCGTCGTACATCCATCATAAAGGATCTGGCCACACAGGACACCAACAAAAAGCAGATACTGGTTATTGGTAAACACCGCTATTACAATCAGCTGAATTTCCAACTGATGGAAGCCGATACGACCCAGACCGGAAAGCTTAAAAATCCGGTAAACAGTATCGATGTAATGAAGCTGCTGTGGAAAGCAGAACAGGCTTCAGAGATTAAGTTCTATACCGCTATTACAAGCTTCAACAATCAGTACGGAGAAACCGATCCTGCAGAAACTGAAGCTCTGAAGCATATTGTGCAAAACCCACTGAATCTGGAAGTCTATTTCCACGACAGAGCTATAGCAGAAAGCATATCGGCAAAGTCATTAGTTCCTGTGAATCTGAATACACTGCAGGCTGAAATCCAGCTCCATGTTTTCCGGAAAGAGCCTTTTTATGAAATAACCGGAGATTTATTATTCAGAGATACAACACTTCCCTTCAGTCAGGTCGTTATCCGAAACGAATATTTTGTTTACTACCGGAATACCTATTATCTGATTACAGATCCTGATATGCTGCGGGTGATACGGTTCTTTAAATCCAACAACGAAATATTACTCGTCCACAGCTCCAGATACGAAGTCTTCATGCAGAGTATACTGACCCAGCTGGAACAACGGATACAGATTAATTACAGCTATATCCGTCAAGCAACACCTATGGAAATTGCCGATAAAGATTACACAACCGAAAAGCTTATTTATCTGCATCAGGAAGGCAATTATATATCCATTACACCGGTAATGAAATACGGCAATGTGGAAATTCCGGTGTACTCCCGCAAGCAGCTGCTGGATACCGACCAGAACGGAAATGAATTTAAAATTGAGCGTGATCATAATGCTGAAATCCGGTTAACCAGAGTAATAATGGAACAGCACCCGGATTTCAGAGAACAAATAGAAGAACAGGAATACTTTTACCTTCACAAAGATAAGTTCCTGGATGATGAATGGTTTTTGAACACCTTTGAGACATGGCGAAACGAAGATATCAACATTCTGGGTTTCAACAATATCAAAAATAACAAACTCAATGCGCACCGTGCCAAAATTACTATAGAGGTTACAAGCGGAATCGACTGGTTCAATGCGCAGCTGAAAGTAAGTTTTGGACATAAAAAAGCTACTCTAAAGCAGGTACACAAGGCCATCCGAAACAAAAGTAAATTTGTACAACTGGATGATGGTACTCTTGGAATATTACCGGAAGAATGGATTCATAAAATTGCCCGTTATTTTCAGGCTGGCGATATCGATGAAGAGCTCTTGAAGATTCCGAAAATCAGCTATACCGAAATACAGGATTTATTTGAGAAAGAAGTTCTGAGTGAAGAAGTACAGGCAGAAATAGCTTCCTATACACACAATTTTTCTGTAAATGCAGAAATTCCCGAAGTTGCAGTGCCTGCAGCCTTGAATGCTGAACTAAGAACTTACCAGCAGGAAGGTCTGAACTGGCTAAACTTCCTGGACAGTCATAATTTCGGAGGCTGCCTTGCCGACGATATGGGACTGGGTAAGACAATACAGATTATTGCTTTTATCCTCTCGCAAAGAGAAAAGCATGGTCATACAACCAACCTCGTGGTACTGCCAACTTCCCTGCTTTTCAACTGGCAGGAGGAATTGGCTAAATTTGCACCTTCTGTAAAAGTACTAACCCATTATGGCGCAGACAGACAAAAAAGTACAGCAGATTTTCAAAAATACGAAGTTGTACTAACCACTTATGGCATGTTGCTTTCGGATATAACATTCCTGAAGAAATTCAGATTTAATTATATATTTCTGGACGAATCACAAACCATTAAAAATCCAAACTCGGAAAGGTATAAAGCAGCACGCCTGTTGCAATCCCGTAACAGGATTGCACTAACGGGAACCCCTGTGGAAAATAATACTTTCGATTTATACGGACAGCTATCTTTTGCCTGCCCCGGACTATTGGGAAGCAAACAATACTTCAAAGATATATACGCCATCCCTATCGACAAGTTTGAATACAGCAAACGGGCTATAGAGCTTCAAAAGAAAATAAAACCTTTTATCCTGAGAAGGACAAAAAAGCAGGTTGCTACAGAATTGCCGGAAAAAACGGAGATGCTGATCTATTGTGAAATGAATACAGAGCAACGCAGGATTTACGACCTCTATGAAAAGGAGGTCCGGGATTTTATATCAGCTACTGACGAAGACGAGATCCATAATAAAAGCATGCATGTATTAACAGGGCTTACCAGACTTAGGCAGATATGCAACTCTCCTGTTTTGCTAAAAGATGGTCATTCCGGAGATCATGCCGTAAAGATTGAAATTCTGACGGAACAGATAGAAAACAAATCCAGGGAACACAAAATACTGGTATTCTCACAATTTGTTGAAATGCTGGATCTGATTAAAGGTAAGCTGGATGAGAAAAACATCCGCTATGAATACCTTACCGGACAAACCCGGAATCGTGGTGCCAAAGTACAGCACTTTCAGAATAATGAGGAAGTACGGGTTTTCCTGATCAGCCTGAAAGCTGGTGGTACAGGTCTGAACCTTACCGAAGCCGACTATGTATATCTTGTAGATCCCTGGTGGAATCCTGCAGTAGAAAATCAGGCTATAGACCGCAGCTACCGCATTGGCCAGACCAAAAATGTAGTAGCCGTACGAATGATATGTTCTGGTACCATCGAAGAAAAAATGATGAACCTGCAGAAGAAAAAGAAAAAACTGGCTCAGGATCTTATTACTCCTGAGACTTCATTCTTCAGTAGTCTTTCTAAAGACGATCTGCTGAGTATTTTATAG
- the gwsS gene encoding grasp-with-spasm system SPASM domain peptide maturase, which translates to MNKYFILYQDCQIVKGAKNILLCDLYTKNSININEVYSYFEDDLSILYEDKSKEIIDFLIEEKFGYISVEKSTLRKSFQWESSKLINEIIIEHSRNEGFSIENVYKKLEFIGAEFIQIRFIDYSYRKLKKVLSLLSSSNIRTIEILIPYMDEDKNSALISYVEKNPRVQILYFYNSPFNKSINKPFYFNVIYYERNLTDEKLCGIINTDYFLIDIKNFSKSKNVNNCLKDKLFISRNGTIKNCPSLNLEIGHINDILIEDLYTVIEADPIRNITKDSIEICKDCEYRYICTDCRAYLEKPSNPLSKPLKCGYDPYKGIWNDWTKNPLKQTTIKYYEIEIN; encoded by the coding sequence ATGAATAAATATTTTATTTTATATCAGGATTGCCAGATTGTAAAAGGAGCAAAGAATATATTACTCTGTGATTTGTATACTAAGAACTCAATAAATATAAATGAAGTATATTCTTATTTTGAAGATGATCTTTCTATTTTATATGAAGATAAGAGTAAAGAAATTATTGACTTCCTTATAGAGGAAAAGTTTGGATATATATCTGTTGAAAAAAGTACACTCCGTAAAAGTTTTCAGTGGGAATCTTCTAAACTGATCAATGAGATTATTATTGAACACTCAAGAAATGAGGGTTTCTCTATAGAAAATGTATATAAGAAATTAGAATTTATCGGTGCCGAATTTATACAAATCCGCTTTATAGATTATAGCTACAGAAAATTGAAAAAAGTACTTTCATTATTATCATCATCAAATATCAGAACAATTGAAATTCTGATTCCCTATATGGATGAAGATAAAAATTCCGCTCTGATAAGTTATGTTGAGAAAAATCCCAGAGTTCAGATACTATATTTTTATAATTCACCATTTAATAAAAGTATCAATAAGCCTTTTTATTTTAATGTTATTTATTATGAGAGGAATCTGACTGACGAAAAACTATGTGGCATTATTAATACTGATTATTTTTTAATCGATATAAAAAACTTCTCGAAATCAAAAAATGTAAATAATTGTTTAAAGGACAAATTATTTATTTCCAGAAACGGAACAATAAAAAACTGCCCTTCGCTTAATCTTGAAATTGGCCATATAAATGATATTTTAATTGAAGATCTTTATACAGTAATAGAAGCAGACCCTATTAGAAATATTACAAAGGATAGTATTGAAATCTGTAAAGATTGTGAATACCGATATATATGCACAGATTGTCGAGCTTATCTTGAAAAACCTTCAAATCCCTTATCAAAACCTTTAAAATGTGGATATGACCCATACAAAGGTATTTGGAATGATTGGACGAAAAATCCATTAAAACAAACCACAATAAAATATTATGAAATTGAAATTAATTAA